Proteins encoded in a region of the Longimicrobium sp. genome:
- a CDS encoding type II toxin-antitoxin system YhaV family toxin, with the protein MEPPFVVNGWKIYVWSEFAERWRALRQAVEVLRRNDPLGWVHHPEARFLEALRRVVLEQIPSDPGSERYRQGLTLGKEHRHWRRAKFLRRFRLFFRYHSENKIIIYAWLNDEDSLREAGARTDVYRVFDGMLRRGTPPSDWDALLTECEAWRQRDAG; encoded by the coding sequence GTGGAGCCGCCGTTCGTTGTGAATGGCTGGAAAATCTACGTCTGGTCCGAATTCGCGGAGCGCTGGAGAGCGTTGCGGCAGGCTGTCGAGGTACTTCGGCGCAACGATCCTCTCGGGTGGGTGCATCATCCGGAAGCGAGATTTCTCGAGGCGCTGCGGAGGGTGGTGCTCGAACAGATTCCCTCGGATCCGGGTTCCGAGCGTTATCGCCAGGGGCTGACTCTCGGAAAAGAGCATCGACACTGGCGGCGTGCCAAATTCCTTCGCCGCTTCCGCCTGTTCTTCCGTTACCACAGTGAGAACAAGATCATCATCTACGCCTGGCTCAACGACGAGGACTCGCTTCGGGAGGCGGGAGCCCGCACCGATGTGTACAGGGTGTTCGACGGAATGCTGAGGCGTGGCACACCGCCGTCGGATTGGGATGCTTTGCTGACGGAGTGCGAAGCCTGGAGGCAGAGAGACGCAGGCTAG
- a CDS encoding type II toxin-antitoxin system PrlF family antitoxin, producing the protein MRYTARATTSGRAHALAFTKDLAREHPEFTKGRFDVHVIAPGRLLVSAIDDVEEEEGDDSDPVLEAFLGFLEGQMAARPDLIRPFTAADVEGLDELLKDVEVGLDDDLGDFTLP; encoded by the coding sequence ATGCGGTACACTGCGCGCGCTACTACATCTGGCCGGGCCCATGCCCTGGCGTTCACGAAGGACCTTGCCAGGGAGCACCCGGAGTTCACGAAGGGCCGCTTCGACGTGCACGTGATTGCTCCAGGGCGCCTTCTCGTCAGCGCGATCGATGATGTAGAGGAAGAGGAGGGAGACGATTCCGATCCGGTGCTGGAGGCGTTTCTCGGGTTCCTCGAGGGGCAGATGGCGGCTCGTCCGGATCTGATCCGCCCGTTCACCGCCGCGGACGTCGAGGGCCTGGATGAACTGCTGAAGGACGTGGAAGTGGGCCTGGATGATGACCTCGGCGATTTCACGCTTCCCTGA
- a CDS encoding GNAT family N-acetyltransferase: MNDASSPALIRPATAADAAGLAPLITHLGYPSTPEQMRARLERIAAHPDYATLVAERGGRLVGMAGLKRGLSYNHDWPYARIVSLVVEPGERGRGTGAALVAACEAWARGRGAASVHLTTALHREGAHRFYERLGYERTGARYLKKLG, translated from the coding sequence ATGAACGACGCCTCCTCCCCCGCCCTCATCCGGCCCGCCACGGCCGCGGACGCCGCGGGGCTGGCGCCGCTGATCACGCACCTGGGCTACCCGAGCACGCCGGAGCAGATGCGCGCGCGGCTGGAGCGGATCGCGGCGCACCCGGACTACGCGACGCTGGTGGCGGAGCGCGGCGGGCGGCTGGTGGGGATGGCGGGGCTCAAGCGCGGGCTGTCGTACAACCACGACTGGCCGTACGCGCGCATCGTGTCGCTGGTGGTGGAGCCGGGAGAGCGCGGGCGCGGGACGGGGGCGGCGCTGGTGGCGGCGTGCGAGGCGTGGGCGCGCGGGCGGGGCGCCGCGTCGGTGCACCTCACCACGGCGCTGCACCGCGAGGGCGCGCACCGGTTCTACGAGCGCCTGGGCTAC